A window from Pseudoliparis swirei isolate HS2019 ecotype Mariana Trench chromosome 17, NWPU_hadal_v1, whole genome shotgun sequence encodes these proteins:
- the LOC130206850 gene encoding 5-hydroxytryptamine receptor 1D isoform X1 produces the protein MDDLDGSWSVSLRAAAAVNASWTEGAGVGVSRQTRLVLEILMVLMCVCAVAGNILVIVIVAATKTFHSVTSVLIMNLAVSDLLVGVGVMPFVALSIVNRGWVDCTDLCLYVGYTSSVYCTASVLTLAAIALDRYHSIMDCLLYNSRCTLWRTCAVVLWIWLQALVTSCPPLLGWSSVSYVVPMFSCAVNWSSSPSYTAFMAALSYLIPAAVILFCYVNIVTVARSHARRIHTLEDSVQRSRNPSSASAPGDSPRWPCGSLHSSSPATLIYHVSGQFVSEVSREEGDYISPSLPESTAEQNSPSARRLLSFLAQSASHPPLQNSHQHHNHHGLMRLFLVILAFFLCWTPYIGVALVQATETAISGQSSLVPPSAVTFSYWLVLLNSDINPLLYALLSKRFQGALQCLKQKIRARLGSVVGRERVVRAGGEDGRSSGPCTLTTTHLGQPSSSESSTCDDAKYSSSIFTVSTGFKHHSTSPSFSVWQDARGEGRLDCLQVPSQPQGGSRLPFSALTQERQATFFYGQITVRVEHDVC, from the exons ATGGACGACCTGGACGGCTCCTGGTCGGTGTCCCTGCGGGCGGCAGCAGCGGTCAACGCGAGCTGGACGGAGGGCGCGGGGGTCGGTGTGTCCAGGCAGACCCGGCTGGTCCTGGAGATCCTCATggtgctgatgtgtgtgtgcgcggtgGCAG GTAATAtccttgttattgttattgtggcTGCAACCAAGACTTTCCACTCGGTGACGTCGGTGCTGATCATGAACCTGGCCGTCAGCGACCTCCTGGTGGGCGTCGGAGTGATGCCTTTTGTTGCTTTGTCCATCGTAAACCGTGGCTGGGTGGATTGTACT GACCTCTGCTTGTACGTGGGTTACACCTCCTCCGTGTACTGCACAGCCTCTGTGCTGACGTTAGCAGCCATTGCCCTCGACCGCTACCACTCCATCATGGACTGCCTGCTCTACAACTCCCGCTGCACCCTGTGGAGGACCTGTGCCGTGGTCCTGTGGATCTGGCTGCAAGCTCTGGTGACCAGTTGTCCTCCGCTGCTGGGCTGGAGCTCCGTCAGCTACGTGGTTCCCATGTTCAGCTGTGCGGTCAACTGGTCCAGCAGTCCCAGCTACACGGCTTTCATGGCTGCCCTGTCTTACCTCATCCCGGCGGCGGTCATCCTCTTCTGCTATGTGAACATTGTCACGGTGGCTCGCAGCCATGCCAGGAGGATTCACACTTTGGAGGACTCTGTCCAGCGCAGCAGGAATCCAAGCTCTGCCTCCGCTCCCGGGGATTCCCCTCGCTGGCCCTGTGGGAGCCTCCACAGCAGCAGCCCGGCAACACTGATTTATCATGTGAGTGGACAGTTTGTGTCCGAGgtcagcagagaggagggggattaTATCAGCCCTTCTCTCCCTGAGTCGACAGCAGAGCAGAATAGCCCTTCGGCCAGACGTCTGCTCTCCTTCCTGGCTCAGAGCGCCTCCCACCCCCCGCTGCAGAACTCCCATCAGCACCATAACCATCATGGACTGATGCGTCTCTTTCTGGTCATCTTAGCCTTCTTCCTCTGCTGGACACCGTATATTGGCGTGGCCCTAGTTCAGGCCACAGAAACTGCAATCTCGGGCCAGTCCAGCCTCGTCCCCCCCTCTGCTGTGACCTTTTCGTACTGGCTGGTGTTGCTGAACTCTGACATCAACCCGCTGCTGTACGCCCTGCTGAGCAAACGCTTCCAGGGCGCTCTTCAGTGTCTGAAGCAGAAAATAAGAGCGCGTCTGGGGAGCGTGGTGGGCAGGGAAAGGGTGGTCAGAGCAGGGGGAGAAGACGGCAGGAGCAGTGGCCCCTGCACTCTGACCACCACCCATCTGGGTCAACCCTCCAGCTCCGAGAGTTCAACCTGTGATGACGCCAAGTATTCCTCCTCCATTTTTACCGTGAGCACTGGCTTCAAACATCACTCAACCTCCCCGTCCTTCTCGGTGTGGCAAGACGCCAGAGGTGAAGGAAGGCTGGACTGCCTGCAGGTCCCCTCGCAGCCACAAGGGGGCAGCAGATTACCTTTCTCTGCTCTGACCCAGGAGCGCCAGGCCACTTTCTTCTACGGACAGATAACAGTTCGAGTAGAGCATGATGTGTGTTAG
- the LOC130206850 gene encoding 5-hydroxytryptamine receptor 1D isoform X2 — protein MNLAVSDLLVGVGVMPFVALSIVNRGWVDCTDLCLYVGYTSSVYCTASVLTLAAIALDRYHSIMDCLLYNSRCTLWRTCAVVLWIWLQALVTSCPPLLGWSSVSYVVPMFSCAVNWSSSPSYTAFMAALSYLIPAAVILFCYVNIVTVARSHARRIHTLEDSVQRSRNPSSASAPGDSPRWPCGSLHSSSPATLIYHVSGQFVSEVSREEGDYISPSLPESTAEQNSPSARRLLSFLAQSASHPPLQNSHQHHNHHGLMRLFLVILAFFLCWTPYIGVALVQATETAISGQSSLVPPSAVTFSYWLVLLNSDINPLLYALLSKRFQGALQCLKQKIRARLGSVVGRERVVRAGGEDGRSSGPCTLTTTHLGQPSSSESSTCDDAKYSSSIFTVSTGFKHHSTSPSFSVWQDARGEGRLDCLQVPSQPQGGSRLPFSALTQERQATFFYGQITVRVEHDVC, from the exons ATGAACCTGGCCGTCAGCGACCTCCTGGTGGGCGTCGGAGTGATGCCTTTTGTTGCTTTGTCCATCGTAAACCGTGGCTGGGTGGATTGTACT GACCTCTGCTTGTACGTGGGTTACACCTCCTCCGTGTACTGCACAGCCTCTGTGCTGACGTTAGCAGCCATTGCCCTCGACCGCTACCACTCCATCATGGACTGCCTGCTCTACAACTCCCGCTGCACCCTGTGGAGGACCTGTGCCGTGGTCCTGTGGATCTGGCTGCAAGCTCTGGTGACCAGTTGTCCTCCGCTGCTGGGCTGGAGCTCCGTCAGCTACGTGGTTCCCATGTTCAGCTGTGCGGTCAACTGGTCCAGCAGTCCCAGCTACACGGCTTTCATGGCTGCCCTGTCTTACCTCATCCCGGCGGCGGTCATCCTCTTCTGCTATGTGAACATTGTCACGGTGGCTCGCAGCCATGCCAGGAGGATTCACACTTTGGAGGACTCTGTCCAGCGCAGCAGGAATCCAAGCTCTGCCTCCGCTCCCGGGGATTCCCCTCGCTGGCCCTGTGGGAGCCTCCACAGCAGCAGCCCGGCAACACTGATTTATCATGTGAGTGGACAGTTTGTGTCCGAGgtcagcagagaggagggggattaTATCAGCCCTTCTCTCCCTGAGTCGACAGCAGAGCAGAATAGCCCTTCGGCCAGACGTCTGCTCTCCTTCCTGGCTCAGAGCGCCTCCCACCCCCCGCTGCAGAACTCCCATCAGCACCATAACCATCATGGACTGATGCGTCTCTTTCTGGTCATCTTAGCCTTCTTCCTCTGCTGGACACCGTATATTGGCGTGGCCCTAGTTCAGGCCACAGAAACTGCAATCTCGGGCCAGTCCAGCCTCGTCCCCCCCTCTGCTGTGACCTTTTCGTACTGGCTGGTGTTGCTGAACTCTGACATCAACCCGCTGCTGTACGCCCTGCTGAGCAAACGCTTCCAGGGCGCTCTTCAGTGTCTGAAGCAGAAAATAAGAGCGCGTCTGGGGAGCGTGGTGGGCAGGGAAAGGGTGGTCAGAGCAGGGGGAGAAGACGGCAGGAGCAGTGGCCCCTGCACTCTGACCACCACCCATCTGGGTCAACCCTCCAGCTCCGAGAGTTCAACCTGTGATGACGCCAAGTATTCCTCCTCCATTTTTACCGTGAGCACTGGCTTCAAACATCACTCAACCTCCCCGTCCTTCTCGGTGTGGCAAGACGCCAGAGGTGAAGGAAGGCTGGACTGCCTGCAGGTCCCCTCGCAGCCACAAGGGGGCAGCAGATTACCTTTCTCTGCTCTGACCCAGGAGCGCCAGGCCACTTTCTTCTACGGACAGATAACAGTTCGAGTAGAGCATGATGTGTGTTAG